Proteins from a single region of Thunnus albacares chromosome 16, fThuAlb1.1, whole genome shotgun sequence:
- the gtf2a1 gene encoding transcription initiation factor IIA subunit 1, translating into MASSANSNPVPKLYKSVIEDVINEVRELFLDEGVDEQVLLELKTLWENKLLQSKAVEGFHTEEQAALQAAQQQQQQQQQVQPVQQVQQVTQQAQTQQVILPPQQQQAPQQQVIVQDSKILQHMSATGMSAAATAATLALPTGVSPYQQLITSQGQILQVVRAPNGTQYIIQQPQQQILLQQQMQPGGVQAPVIQQVLAPLQGGLPQQTGVIIQPQQIVLAGNKVQGGTQVMQAAMAPQPGQAAAAAAAAQVQQIQQAQGAAAPQAQQQPQAQQAQAQAQAQPQAQQPPMMLQVDGAGDTSSEEDEDEEEEYDEDDEEEKDKDGGEDGQVEEEPLNSGDDVSDEEDQELFDTDNVVVCQYDKIHRSKNKWKFHLKDGIMNLNGRDYVFSKAIGDAEW; encoded by the exons ATGGCGAGCTCGGCTAACTCGAACCCAGTG CCTAAACTATACAAGTctgtgattgaggatgtgatcAACGAGGTGCGAGAGCTGTTCCTGGACGAGGGAGTGGATGAGCAAGTGCTCCTGGAGCTGAAAACG CTATGGGAGAACAAACTGTTGCAGTCCAAGGCAGTGGAGGGCTTCCATACTGAGGAACAGGCAGCCCTGCAGGCCgctcagcaacagcagcaacaacaacagcaggttCAGCCTGTCCAACAGGTCCAGCAAGTTACCCAGCAAGCGCAGACCCAGCAAGTCATCTTGCCCCCCCAACAGCAGCAAG CTCCCCAGCAGCAAGTCATTGTTCAGGATTCCAAGATTCTACAGCACATGAGTGCAACGGGGATG AGTGCAGCAGCTACCGCGGCAACCCTTGCTTTGCCTACAGGGGTCTCCCCATACCAACAGCTCATCACCAGCcaag GTCAGATCCTGCAGGTTGTCCGCGCCCCCAACGGGACTCAGTACATCATCCAGCAGCCTCAGCAGCAGATCCTCCTGCAGCAGCAAATGCAGCCCGGTGGCGTGCAGGCCCCGGTCATACAACAG GTCCTGGCTCCTCTGCAGGGAGGCCTGCCCCAGCAAACAGGAGTCATCATCCAGCCGCAGCAGATCGTCTTAGCAGGAAACAAAGTCCAAGGCGGTACACAG GTGATGCAGGCAGCTATGGCGCCGCAGCCCGGTcaggcggcagcagcagcagcagcagctcaggtCCAGCAGATTCAGCAGGCCCAGGGTGCAGCTGCACCACAGGCCCAACAGCAGCCCCAGGCGCAGCAGGCCCAGGCTCAGGCTCAAGCCCAGCCTCAGGCACAGCAGCCTCCCATGATGCTGCAGGTGGACGGAGCCGGAGACACCTCTTCAGAAGAGgacgaggatgaggaggaggagtatgACGAAGACGACgaggaggagaaagacaagGACGGGGGAGAGGACGGGCAGGTGGAGGAG gAGCCTCTGAACAGCGGGGATGATGTCAGCGATGAGGAGGACCAGGAGCTGTTTGATACAGACAATGTAGTGGTGTGCCAGTATGACAAG ATTCACAGAAGTAAGAACAAATGGAAATTCCACCTGAAGGACGGGATCATGAATCTGAACGGGAGAGACTATGTCTTCTCCAAAGCCATTGGGGATGCCGAATGGtga